The sequence CGCATCCATGGCGGTAGCGTCGGCAAGGCAACGCCGGACGGCTCTTCCGAAATGGTCTCGCGCGGCTCCATCGACCTGCACCGGTTCCGATCGAACATTGGTCGGCGTCCGGGTGCGGGGAGGTTCAAGCTGGCCGGCGAAATCGGCCGTTCCTGACGGCTCCATTTCAGGACATTGCCGGTCTGCATCCGATTGTGTCGCAGGGCGAATGCCGCTACGTCACGTCCAATGACGCCCTCCGAGAATTACCGGCCGGACATCGATGGACTCCGGGCCGTCTCGATCCTGCTGGTGGTCTTGTATCACGCGCACCCCTGGCTGCTTCCCGGCGGGTTCGTCGGCGTCGACGTCTTCTTCGTCATCTCCGGCTTCCTGATCACCCGCATCCTGCTGAGCCCTGGCGGGATGCCGATCTCGACCTTCTATGCCCGCCGGATCAGGCGCATCTTTCCGGCCCTGATCGCGGTTCTGCTGGTCACCGCTGCGATCGGCTGGGTCATCCTGCTGCCGCCGCAGTTTCGGCTGCTGGGCGAGAACATCGTCGCCAGCGTGCTGTTCGCCTCGAATCTGTTCCAGCTCGGGCAGCTCGGCTATTTCGCGCCGCTGGCCGCGGAAAATCCGCTGCTGCATCTCTGGTCGCTCGGCGTCGAGGAGCAGTTCTATATTTTCTGGCCGTTGGCGCTTGGCCTGCTGGCGCGTTCGCCCCGGCGTCGGCTGTACATTCTCGGCGCGCTTGCGCTGTCGCTCGCCGCCAGTGCGGTGCTGGTGGTGACGCATTCGGACTGGGCCTTCTACGCGCCGGTGCCGCGCGCCTGGGAGCTGTTGATCGGTGGGCTGCTGGCGGAGGCCAATCTGGTCAGGAAGTGCGGCAGCCATCTTCTCGGCGGGATCGGCCTTGCCGCTATCGCAGCGTCCGCGCTGCTGTTCGACCGCGCGATGCCGTTTCCCGGGTTGCTGGCGCTCGTACCGGTCGTCGGCGCCGCGCTCGTGATCGTATCGCCGAACGCCGTGACGAACCGCCTGCTGCTGTCGAGCCGGCCCGCCGTGCTGCTCGGTCTGATCAGCTATCCGCTCTATCTCTGGCACTGGCCGCTCCTGACCTATCTCGGGATCATCAGGCATGGGGTGCCGAACTTCCTCGAGATCTGGGGCGCGATCCTCGTGGCAACTGTGCTGTCGATCCTGACCTTCCACTTCATCGAATGGCCGATGCGCAATCGTGGCAATTTGGCGCCGTCCCTGTCGATCGCACTCGGCACGGCCGGCGTGATCGGCGCGGCCATCGTCATCACGGCGGGTGTTCCCTGGCGCTTCCCGCAAGAACTGCAGGCGATCGCGCGCGTGAGCACGGACGACAACCCCGCCTTCCGGGATCGCTGCTTTCTCGAAGCGCCCGGCAGCGGTTTCGACGCGGGCTGCATCGGGCCCGGCGGCGGGCCACTGCTGGTGCTGTGGGGCGATTCGAATGCGGCAGCGCTCTATCCGGCGCTCGCGCAAGCCGCACAACACGCCTCGTTCCGTGTCGGCCGCTTCACCGCGCCCGGCTGTGCGCCAATTCTCGATGCCGGACCGAACGCCGGCTGCACCGCCAGCAACGGCAAGGCCTTTGGCCTGATCGCAGCGGCCCGACCCGACATCGTCGTGCTGCATGCGATGTGGGGCTTCGACAACGACCTGGAGAAACTCGGCGGCACCGTCACCGCGCTGCGAAACGCCGGCGTCTTGCGCGTGGTGATCGTCGGGCCGCCGCCGGTCTGGAAGCGCACGCTGCCGCACGCGATCATCAACCACTACCGCTTCTCGCATGAACTCCCGGACCGGCTCGGCTCCGGCGTCTCCGGTCCGGCCGAGGACGAGCTGATGTCCGGCTTCGCTAGATCGGCCGGGATCGGCTACGTCTCGCTGCGCAAGGTTCTCTGCGACATCAGGCAAGAATGTTTGGTGCGTACGCCGGAGCGGGAGGTGATTGCCACCGATACGATCCACCTGTCGCCGGGTGGTGCAAGGCTAGTGCTCGGGGTCATCGGCGGGGAACTGTTTCGGGCGGGTGGCGCTCCCTAGCGGAGCAGATTTTCGAGCTGCTTCAGAATGTTGGTGGAGTGTGGGTCTCACGGCTTCCCCATGAAGTTTCAGGACTTTCTCCTGCCTGTGGCCCACTCCTTCGGCGTCTCGCACGGCGGCTTACCTCGCTTGTGAATACCAAGGACATTCCAAACCCAGGGTTGCGACGCAGCGCCGAGGGTCCATCCTGGTCGCCTACTAGAATCAGGAGATTCGGATATGGCCCTTTTTTTGGTGACATGGGACCTGAACAAGCAGCGTGCCAACTACACGCCGGCCCGAAACAACCTTATCAGCTATCTTTCAAATTTTTCTCACATCAAAGATCCAGGCCTAAATTCTGTGTGGTTCATCGAGGCCCACACCACCGCGGCAGATATGGTGACCAAAATCGAGCAGCATCTTCACCCGAGTGACCGTCTTTTCGTCACGTTGCTCATTCGCGGGCAATGCGAGGGTTATGTTTCGGATACGGTCGTTAAGTGGGTCAATGCAAGAACGTAGGACTGGCCGGTCTCATCCCGCGCGGTATTTTTTCTAGTTTCTGGAACATTGACTTCGACAATATATTCTATAGATTGGAAGATACTCATCGGAAGGAAGCCAAGAATCTCGCGAATAAACGCGAGGCACAACAAGGGTTGAAGAGAAATGGACACCAGTCTCAAACAGACCGAGCAGGTGGTTATGCTCGCGATCTTGAGGAAGAACGGAGACGCTTACGGCGTTTCTATCCATGAAGAGCTAGCCAAGCGACTGCAGAAGGAAGTGCCGATGGCGACAATCTACGCCACGCTAGAGAAGCTGCAGGACAAGGGGTTTGTCCGGTCGCGGCAAGGCGAGGCCACCGCAGAACGCGGCGGTCGCGCAAAGATGTACTTCGAAATTACCGGCAAAGGGCAGAAGGCCCTCAATGCTTCGCTCAACGGCTTCTTCCGTCTGACCGAAGGGTTGGAATGGAAAGGAGCGATGGGGTGAAGCGCATTAGCTGCAGGGTACACCCGATAGATGACGGCAGTTACGTCATCTATTTGGGGGACGACGCGGAAGGCGAAGTGTTTCGGGTTCCGGAGGGGATGTCTCAGCAAGAGGAGCGCGAGTTCATTCATGGTCTGATGCTCTCGCGCGTGAAAGCTGCGGAGGCGGAGAAACACAGGCGCCTATTCCGCGGCGTCCAGGCTCTGGACTATTGGGCGACGATGAGAAAGTTGTCAGCGAAGGAATCGGAAAGGGCGACACCTCCGCGGTTGGCCGAAGCTGCCTTCGCCTTGCTGGCACCTAAAGCTACTGTCGACGCGCAACTCGGCGATTTGAGCGAGCTCCACGCCAAGAACGTCGAACGCCACGGCGCTAAGCGGGCGCGCTGGCTTTACTGGCTAGAGGTCGCCCGGGCCGTGGCGCCAGCCGTGTACCGCTTGGCGAAAAGGGCAGGGCTTTTCGGACTTTTCATCGACTATATTCGTACCAAGTTTGGGCTTTGAAGACCTTCGAAATTCGGCGGGGCGCGCGTTTTTGGCCCCTGCTGAACATTTCGCGCGTGCGCTTGGGCCGACCCAGTGTCTCTCGGACCTTCAAGAGCGGCTTTTCTGCGGCATCGCTTCAGAGCGCTTTCGTGCGCGTGTGGGATGCGCAAGTCTCATGAATCCTCATCAATCCATGCCACAAGATCCCGCCTAGCGGTCCCAGACCCTGCAGCCTCGCACAAGCTTTCCGCGGGGCATTAAGCCCTCCCGCACCAACTCGTCGAACTTGCTGGGCGACATCCCGACCCAGTCGGCCGCGGCGGCACGGCGCAGGCCGCGCGGGGCGTATCCCTTTCGAAGACAGCACTGTTAGATCGAGAGCGAAAATCGAAGGGGAGCGCAAGCTCATGGAAGCTATGCGCGATCACGCGATAGGGCGAATGAAGACCGATCGGGCTTTTGCTGATCGTGCTGTAGACGCTTATCTTCGGTCTATTGGACTTCAGCAGGAAAACAAAGATAGCGTCGCGCGGCACGCCCTTGAGGATCTTCGGCGCGACCCTCGCGCAGATGCAAACGACAAGGCTCTTAGTCCTGATTTTCTGCATAGACTTGAGCGTCATGCTCAAGACGCCGCAACTGAGGAGGCTCGCGAGAAATGGGGGCGCGTTGTGGCGGCCGAGGTCCGTAAGCCCGGAAGCATAACTGCCCGCGCGATGCGTCTGATCGACGAACTTGACCCTGCTGCGGCCATGTTGTTCGAAGAGCTATGTGTGAACCGACTTGCAGACACGGTGCCCACCTGCTTGACAGGCGAGCTTAAATTTCCTGTGCGCAAAGCGCTTGTAGAGGCGGGCTTACTTGTTGATCCGGGCACCTTCGGCCATGCCAATGAAGGCAAAATCATCGACGATGGCAGCAATCGAATTCGCTTGTTCCGATTTGAAACGAATGCCATTTCCATCCCCGCCGTCGAACGGGGGTGAGGTTTGGATCCCTGTCTATCTGTTGACGGCCGACGGGCTCTCTATCTCTCAAATTCTTCCGGACCATCAGAACGATGCCCTTAGTCGGTACGTCGAAAAGCTGCAGGATTGGTCTGCTCAGCGGCATCGCAATCACCTTGAGTTTGAGATCCTCAGCACTAAGGAAGCCGATCGCCTGTTGGGGGCCAATTAAAGCACGGTGGCTGCGTCCCTAGGACCGTGTCCACTCCCGTCAAGGTAGCTGCTGCGTTTCTCGCGGTTGTTCGGCTGTTCGCCCGGAGATAGTATCGACCGGTGAAGGTCAAGGGACTCCGCGCATCAAACGCTGGTTTCCACTCGATCAAGCTTCCCATCTTTGTCGAAGTGGATGACGAGAGGCCCTGACTGTCCGTCTTTCGAGACGGACAATCGTATGATAACGGAGCCATCGTTTTGCTGCTCAATTTTCGGGCCCCCGTCGCGGTTGTGACCTTCCCCGTATAGCGTCTTGCCGGATTGCTGTTGAGATTCAAGGACCTGACATAGGTCGTTTCCGATCTCTCCCAACGAAGCTGCCACGGATATCAGTTCGACCGGGTCGCCGGTGGTCAATTGAACGCCCATGTGATTGCGAAATTGGCCTTGGGTGGGGATACTGAATGTCACCGCGTATCCGTCATCAATTGCACCGGTAATCGCGCGCGTCAGAGCGTCGAACTTTGCTTGATCCGGGTTGCTCTCTTCAGACGTCGGCGGCGGCGCCTTAGTGAGTAAGCGTTTGAGCGCTCCATGACTTCCTTCAGCGGCCAGCTGGCCGAATTTAGCAAGCATGCCGGTGCCAAAGACGCCTACTCCCAGCTTTGCGAGGGTGTACCATGAGGCCCAATCCATGATGATCTGCATAAAATCGTTCGGGCCGGCCCAGCCCTGCAGGTTCTCAACCTCCAATGGATGACCAACAAATCCTTCGAGCGCCTTGCTGACTGGTAGGTATCTATCGCCGTGAACCCGGCCAATTTTGGCTTCGATCCTGCTGGTCATTCTGCACTCCAAAATATGGGCATTTAGCCGATTATCGCCTACGCAATCTCAAGTGGAGATACGACTTTAGTTCACTCTTCGGAAATGTTGGTTTGATCCCTTCAGGTGGGTGAGCCCTTCTGATGAGCCGCTCTCCCGCATTCCCGTGGCAGTGCTTGTACTTTTTGCCGCTGTTACATGGGCAACGCTTGTTTCTCCCCACTTTGGGTACTGCCAAGGGTGGCGCTGAGGGATCGGTAGGGTCAACTTTGATTTTTGTGACGCTGCCCACGTAATCTGGCAGCACCCAAACGATTGCGGGGATCTCAAACGCGTTCCGAACGATGGCGCTGTGGTAGTTGCTGGTAGGGCTCGAGTTCCGGTTCGCTGGCAGGATGACACTGCTGATTTGGCTACCGATGACGTTTCCACTGTTACTGTGTGAGGCGGCCTTGCGAATGATGTCGACGATCCGAAGTGCGATCGCCTTGCCATCTGCGCCTTGCTTTGCAAATTGTCTCAACGCGAAAAAGTCATCAACGTGCAGCGCGCTGGACGTTCCAACCGTGTGCGTTACGATGGGCGTGACAGAGTCGATAGCTCCCTGCATCAAGTGAAATTCATCGGCTGCTTCGGACGTTGGTGGGACCTGCAGGTCAGGCCGCTCGAAGTTAGAGATCAGGCCGTACGCGCCAATGTACTCATTTCGTCTATAGATGTAGCCGACTATCATCAGGCTCAGGAGGAGCTGTGAACGAGTTAAGCTGCGCAAAACGTAGTGCGTTTTGAATTTTTCAGTCAGCTTGAGCGTCAGCCTTTCAATGATTCCACCAAGGTTGAAATCAGGGGGGCCCAGCGTCATGATGGTTTCAATGAGCCACTTGTGAGTATCGAAGCTCCCCGCTTTGGCAATGCCCGAAAACGTTATGACGGCTTGTCCGTCCTGGGTGAACAGAACGAAGGCTTTATCGTGCCTTCCTTCACGACTCGACCGTCTACGGTTAGTCGGCGATCAGAGCAAACAACAGTAATACTGGGGCTGATAAGGCCGACATACAGCGTCATACGCGAGTCCCCGACAAAGGCGGATGATTGTCGTCTAATTCAGGACTTTGCAAGACACTGATTGGTCCACTCCCTTAAGACAGCGACTGAGACCTCGCCTCAGTTCAGCTTGTCCCGAGGCTTCCCAATGATCTCACGTAATTCGGCGGCTCGCGCCAAATCCAGCCGAGACGGCCTGGCTTCGTTGCCCTCTGTCTTCTTGTCGGGATCAGGCATGCCCCAACGGTGCTTACCTGCCTGTTGTGAAGCTTTGATCTAGCTCAAGCCTGCTGCAGCCGGCATTGGTGTCATCCACTACGTTCAGGGCAGCAGCCACGGCGCCTAGGCTAAAGGTGGCGGGTGCCGCAAGCACAAAGCAGCTTTCGGCATCCCGCATTCGATCGGAGGCAACTAAGGCAGAACGAGTTTGAAGCGCGTCGGGGTGCCGCCGGTACATCTGGTGAGATGGTTTGGAGCTCCGTGATCTCCGTTGAGGCAATACTCGCCTGTCTGGATGACAATGTCCTGATTTGCGCGGATCGCGTTGATGGATTGAATCGCTGCCTGAAGCTCGGCGTTGTTCTTCTGCAGGCACTGCGGTCTCTCTTCGATCTGCTTCGTCGCTGCGAGACTGTCGCAATTGTCGAGAGCAAATGTCGGGCTTGAAGCCAACGCGATGATGGGCAGGCACTTCAGGTATCTGATCATTTTTCCTCGTGAAATGTCTTTGGTCGAAAGCCGCCCATTGCGCCCGGTACCCCGTGAGGTTGTCAAGAGGCGGGGCGGCACTGCGTGTCCTCCTTAAGTAGAACCTGTCCGAAAGCCGCACCATGTCCTTGAAACTGCCGCGCGCTCCCTTCAGTGCAGTCGAGCGGCTGGCATCCTCCGTCGGCGCGCGGAATGATCCCGGAGTCCGCTAAGCGTTATGCCTTTTGGACTCCGGGAGAATGCTTAGTTGGAGCAGGTCACTTGCGTAAGTACGTCGACCCTTGTGAACCGTTGTCCGAATTCGATATGTTCGCGATCTTCTTGTTTTGTGCCGGTAGAATGACCTTTCGAGTATCCCAAGCCTTTGCAATATTGTGCCGCAGTGTTGCCGCAGCCAATCGGGGCTTTGCCGCAAACCCGCGCAGGGTCGAAGCTGACAGTTGTCGGAGGCAACGGAGCCGCCGAGCCAGTCTTCTGTTCGATACGCAGAAGTATGGCGTTGGTTGTGGCGGTATTGCTCTCGATCTTTCGCAAGAGTTCCACGACCTCCCTAAACCAGCCAAAAATGGCGGAGGCACTGAGGTCTCCGGCCTTCTCAGCTGACGGCGGTGCCTTGTCCTTTGCAGTCTGCGCGATAGCCGGTGTGCCTGCTGCAAAAATCGCAATAAGAATAATAACAAAACGTATTGGCTTCATCTGCCACTCCCATAGGTTGCAACGGATCAACCGTACACAGATGGGAAAGGCTCTGGTGAACCACTTTGATAGGTCAAAATGTCGCTGGTGCCGCCAGCGAACAGTCCACTCGCTTCAGGGGTGCGGATCTCGCGAAGGTTTGGTTCGCAGCTGTTCCCGGGCTTCCAAGAAGAGCTTCTGATTGCCAAGCACTGGCTTCAATGTCTCCGTCAGCTCCCATGCAATCTGACGCATAGTGCCGAGGTGAGCGTTGGCGATCGGCTTTCCATCGCCTGTTGTCAGTTGTTCGTCGTTTGTGGTCGCGATCATCTTGCTAAGATCGTTTCCCCAGTTCTCATCAAAATGCGCGCCGCCGTCCTGACTGCGCAAAGAGAAGACCACATTCTTCCGCGACAAGGTGCGCCCGTCGGCAGCACCGAAGACAGGCTCTTCCCACCACTCCTGGAACTTCATCTCATGTGTCCACGGAAGTTTAAAATCCTCGGTGTCGCAATAGGGCGAATAGCGGACCGGGCCTCCGTCCAATAAGATCGCGACCAAGGCTAGCCGAGGTCGCATCGTCTCCAAGCTCCTCGCCGTGCTTATGAATTGCAAGGTGCTTCGCAAGCCAAGCTGGACAAGGAGAGGGCGGATTTTGCCGCGGCCGTCCAACAGGAGAGTTGCCACGGTTGTGGCGAGACGCTTCGCTTCCCAGCAATTTCCGCGATCATAGTTCTCTGAAGACGCCTTGAGCATTTCCATTTGCTCCGCGAGTGCGGCGATCTTTTCCTCTTCCGTACGCTTCAGGTTGGGATCGAACATTCTAGTCCCCCTTATTTGGGACCATATAGGCGTTCCGTATGGCTCCCGTCCATTCCCTCGGGGGATGTCGGGCAATCCCTTCAGGGCGCCGGCTGGTTGACGTGAAAGCCCGGTGCCTCGTGCGCCGGGCTTTTCTTTGCAGGGGTAGAGGGTTGTCCTCAGATCTCCAGCACGAAAGGCTCAAAGCCATGCCGACCCGCAGATTCACCGTGAATGTCCTGACCGATGGCAGTGGCGTCGCCACCGCCTACACGCCCTATATTTCCGGCAGGATCACCGCGATCCACTACATCAAGGATGGATCCAACGCCTTTGCGGCCGGGGTCGATTTCACCATCACCGGCGAGGCTACCGGCGAGGGCATCTGGACCGAGGCGGACGTCAACGCTTCGAAGTCCTGCTATCCCCGCAGCCCGACCCACTCCAATGCCGGCGTTGCGGCGCTGTACGCCTCCGGCGGCACTGCTGTCGGCGATCTCATCCGGTTTGGCCGCGATCGCGTCAAGATCGCGATTGCGCAGGGCGGCGCCGCGAAGGCGGGCGCCTTCCACATCGTCACCGAAAACTGACGTCGAACAATTCTCGCCGGCGTTTGCATCGCCTGCGCCGGCGAGGGGGCCTGCAAGTCCGTAAATGTAAGGGAGACAGCACGATGCGCGAAACCTGGTATGTGCTCGAAGACGGCCGCGTGGTCGATCCCAACGAGGTGGCGCCGGATGATCATGCGCGCTGGCGGCGCGTAGCGCGGCGTACGGCACGACCGGCATTTCAGTGAAGCTTCCAGCTTCCAGAGCGGCGTATCCTCAGGCCGGCGGATCGCGTCGAGCGGCAGGCTCGCGCGCGTCTTGCAGCGGGCGCACTCGACTTCTAACAGGCGAGGCCGCCGTTGAGGCATTGCCCGATGGTCGGGGACGGCTGGGCAGGTCCGCCGTAGCCTTCCATCCGGACCGACCAGTCCGCGGCCTCGGCTCGGTCCGCTTCGCGGATGGCCTGATTGGCGCGCTCGCGGGCTCCCTCGGCGTGGATCTTCGCGCCCATGATCCGGCCGCCCCATATGACCTCTCGCGACTTGGTGCCCATGGCGAAGGATTCCGCGATGAGGGCCCGAGAGGCAAGCCGCTAGGATTTGTAGTCCGCAGGGGAGGGCGTCCTATCGGTTCGTCAAGCGAGATTTTTGGCGAGGCGCTCGAGTCTTGAAACAGTCAGCCCGAAGCTCAAAGGCCAATGTGGCCCACCGGAACAGACGTTCCAGACAGTGGGTCGCCCAGGCAGTTCTTATGCAGCAAAATCAATAGGGATTTTGATCAGTGGCGCTCCCTAGCGGAATCGAACCGCTCTCTCCACCGTGAAAGGGTGGCGTCCTAACCGATAGACGAAGGGAGCAAACGCAGGGCCAGACCGCTCTCCGCGGCACGGCCGCTGGCCGGCCGAACAGGGCCCGGCAGCTTGCAGCGGGCGAACGTATAGTGGCCTTTGCGCTCCCGGGCAAGCCGTTCGGGAACGGACTTTTGGCTCCGGTGGATAGCATCGGAGCCGGGGACGATCGGGCGGCGAATTCAACGGTTTGTTAGGGTTCCCTGGGTAGCGCTGGAGTGGGAGATATTCCGATGCCACCGCCAAAGAAGCGCGCAGCGCGCAAGTTGCTGTCGCAGCACGCCTGGATCACGCTCGACGGCGGATTCGCGGCGCGGCATTGCCTGGTCCAGGACATCTCGGATTCGGGCGCCAAGATCACGATGGACGAGGATGCGAGCCAGCTTCCCGGCGTGATCCGCCTGGCCTTCGCCCGCGATGCCCGGACCGGACGGAGCTGCCAGGTGGTCTGGCGCCGCGGCAAGTCCGCCGGCATCAAGTTCCTCTGACATCGCGCCGCAGCGCATCCGATGGCGCGTGAGGCGCGTCCGGGTTACAAGGCGGCGATGCGCATGCCGCTCCTGATCCTGCTCTCGCTCATGGCGACGTCCGCGACCGCGGCCGAGAGCCTGCGGCTGCCCGCCGAGCGGCCGCAGGGAGGCAAGGACCTCGGAAAGGCGCTGCCGCTGAAGGGGACGGCCGGGACGGCCAGGGCAGGGTCCTGCGCCTCCTATGGACCGCGCTTCGTCATGGTCGAGGGCACCGGGACCTGCGTCAAGGTCGGCGGCTCGATCAGCGTCGACACCGCCATCCGGCGTTGAGGGCTCATGACGCAGGACCTCTTGCGGCTCGATATCCTCGTTCCCGTGCTGATGTATTGCGCGCTGCTGTGGTGGATTGGCCGCAGCCTGAGCTGGCCTGCGCGGCTCGCCACGGCCGCGGTGACGCTGGTGCTGATCATGGTGGTGCTGCTGGTCGAGCGCGGCTGGCGCTAGGCGGGAGGCGGATCCGCAGGGCCGGGCTTCGTGCAAAGCGGATTTCCGAAAAGATCCTGCCAACCAGAACAAGACCGCGAAAACAACCCCATGCACAGTAGCCAAGTCACGGCAAACGCTGAGGATTTACATGCTTAGGATTCGGCGAAGCAAATCTTGAGGCGTCGGGCAAAACAGGGGTATGATGGCATCGTCGAAAGAGGCAGCCGAGTGGTCGGCCTGATGGCCGGGTCACGACATCGGCGGTGCGACGAACTCTGCAAATCCCGGCCGTTTGCCGAGCTCGGCGAGCCAGCGCGTGAGGTGCGGCTGCGCCGGCCGGCTGATGCCCTCGACGCCGAGCCAGCGCCGCGCATAGGAGCCGATCGCGATATCGGCGAGCGTGAACGCATCGCCATCGATGAAGCGGCGCGAGGAGAGCAGGCGGTCGGCGATGGCCCAGACCTCTGCGGCGGCATCGGCATCGCGCTGCACCTGAAGCATGTCGCGCTCGGCGGGCGCGGTGCGCACGATGCCCCAGAACACCGGGCGATCGACCGGCTGCACCGCCGACAGCGTCCAGTCGAGCCAGCGGTCGACGCTAGCGCGCAGTTTCGGCGCCTCCGGATAGATCGGCGTGCCGCTTCCATGGGCGAGACAGAGATAGCGCATGATCGAATTGGACTCCCACAGCACGAAGTCGCCCTCGACCAGCGTCGGGATCCGCGCATTGGGGTTCATCGCGAGATAGTCGGCCTCGCGGGTCTTGCCGTATTGCATGCCGGCGTCGACGCGCTCGTAGGCGAGGCCGAGCTCGGTGAGGCACCACAGCACTTTCTGCACGTTGACCGAATTGGCGCGGCCCCAGATCGTCAGCTTGGTGTCAGGCATGAAGCGTCTCCCCGGTGTTTCGGTGCCGTAGCCCTGATGGAGCGAAGCGTAACCTGGGAGCGCCGCAGCCGAAGCACCCCGGATTGCGCTTCGCTCCATCCGGGCTACGCGTCCGTCTGGCGCGGGTGATAGCGGAATTTCGCGGGATCGGCGATGCGCGATTGCCGCGCGCCCCTCATGCAAAAAGCTCCGCCATGGGCGGAGCTTTCATTGCAAAATCGTACCTAGCGCTCAGCGGCCGAAGAACAGCCACAACAGGATGATCACGGGGATCGGCACGCCAAGCATCCACAGCAACATTCCTCTTGCCATCGCATCCTCCTCCAATCGGCTTCGTGAAAGGAGAACGTCGGGCGAGGGGCGTTGTTCCTGCCTGTTGGCCTACCAATGGCCGGTGTTTGGCATCGACGTCCAGGGCTCCTGCGGCGGCTTCGGATCGCCCTTCTGCAACAGCTCGATCGAGTGCAGATCGGGCGAGCGCACGAAGGCCATGTTGCCGTCGCGCGGGGGACGGTTGATGGTGACGCCGGCCTTTTGCAGCTTCTCGCAGGTGGCGTAGATGTCGTCGACCTCATAGGCGAGATGGCCGAAGAAGCGATCCTCGCCGTACTTCTCCTCGTCCCAGTTGTAGGTGAGCTCGACCAGCGGCGCTCCACGGGTTTGCGGCTGCTTCTTCAGCGCCTCGAGATCGTCCGCCGAGCACAGGAACACCAGCGTGAAGCGCCCCTTGTCGTTCTCGATCCGCCGCACCTCCTTCAAGCCCAGCGCATCCTGGTAAAACTTCAGCGCGGCATCGAGATTGCGCACGCGCAGCATGGTGTGGAGGTATCGCATGGTTCTTGCTCCCTGGAACGGACGGAGGGTTTTGTCTTGGGCCGGGACGGCGGGGGAGAGATAGCAGGAAAGTGGGGGGAGGGGCAGGGGGCGGGGGCAAATGTGCGTGAAGCGTGCCGGTTCGGCTCGCGCTGCATCACGTTCGAAGCAGTGCCGCCATCTCCTTCCAATGATAGATGCGCACCTTCTCGGTTTGATGCCGCGCGGCTTTGGCGATGGCGTGCGCGATGTCGTTGCCGGCGAGCCCGCGATACCGCTCCGCTGGGCCAACGAGCAGCGGATTGAGTACGCTCCATATCGCGATGATGAGGCGTTCACGCGGCCGGTCCTCGTCGCGCGCGCCGAGGATCATCGACGGGCGGAAAATATGCGTGTGCTCGAAATCGAGCGAGAGAATGTCCCGCTCCACCTCGCCCTTGGTTCTGAGATAAAACACGCCGGAGCCGGCGTTGGCGCCAACGGCCGTGACCAGAAACACCGACCGTGCGCCGTTCGCCCTGGCGATCTCGGCCGCCAACAGGGGATAATCATGGTCGATCTTGTAGTACTCGGCCTCGTCAGGGGTGTGCTTGCGCGTCGTTCCGAGCGCGATGAAGATCTCGTCGGCGACCAATTGCGGCTTGAGTGTGGGCAGGGACGCGAGAGCGCCGATCAACACCGTGAGCTTCGGATGGCTCACCGCCAGCGGCTTGCGGGTCACCGCCACAACCCTCGAATAGTCGGGACTGTCCAAGAGGTCGCGCAGCAAATGCGAGCCGATGAAGCCGGTTGCGCCGAAGACAAGTGCGGTTTTCATTCAAGCCACCGGTTTGCGAGGCGAGCTTGACGAGGAGATGAGCCACGGCTTCCATGGAAAGGAGGCCAGGCTTTTCCATCCGCCATCCACCGTCTCGCGTTTGGCGTGGAGGGCTGAGCGGCAACCTACAGAAGCGGAATAATATCGGAGACCTGGCTAGCGAACTCGTGCCACCATCGCCGAACCAAAACGCTACTGCAAGACCTTCGGCAGCACGACCACCACTTCGATGTCCTGCTTCAAGATGCGGCCGGCAATGTCTGCAATGAGCAGGGCGAAGTCTTCCTCGATCGCGGCAGCGGCGGCTTCGTCTTTGGCGTAAACGTACAGCAGCGGCCCCTCGACC comes from Bradyrhizobium sp. CCGE-LA001 and encodes:
- a CDS encoding PilZ domain-containing protein, whose amino-acid sequence is MPPPKKRAARKLLSQHAWITLDGGFAARHCLVQDISDSGAKITMDEDASQLPGVIRLAFARDARTGRSCQVVWRRGKSAGIKFL
- a CDS encoding PadR family transcriptional regulator yields the protein MDTSLKQTEQVVMLAILRKNGDAYGVSIHEELAKRLQKEVPMATIYATLEKLQDKGFVRSRQGEATAERGGRAKMYFEITGKGQKALNASLNGFFRLTEGLEWKGAMG
- a CDS encoding acyltransferase family protein, with amino-acid sequence MTPSENYRPDIDGLRAVSILLVVLYHAHPWLLPGGFVGVDVFFVISGFLITRILLSPGGMPISTFYARRIRRIFPALIAVLLVTAAIGWVILLPPQFRLLGENIVASVLFASNLFQLGQLGYFAPLAAENPLLHLWSLGVEEQFYIFWPLALGLLARSPRRRLYILGALALSLAASAVLVVTHSDWAFYAPVPRAWELLIGGLLAEANLVRKCGSHLLGGIGLAAIAASALLFDRAMPFPGLLALVPVVGAALVIVSPNAVTNRLLLSSRPAVLLGLISYPLYLWHWPLLTYLGIIRHGVPNFLEIWGAILVATVLSILTFHFIEWPMRNRGNLAPSLSIALGTAGVIGAAIVITAGVPWRFPQELQAIARVSTDDNPAFRDRCFLEAPGSGFDAGCIGPGGGPLLVLWGDSNAAALYPALAQAAQHASFRVGRFTAPGCAPILDAGPNAGCTASNGKAFGLIAAARPDIVVLHAMWGFDNDLEKLGGTVTALRNAGVLRVVIVGPPPVWKRTLPHAIINHYRFSHELPDRLGSGVSGPAEDELMSGFARSAGIGYVSLRKVLCDIRQECLVRTPEREVIATDTIHLSPGGARLVLGVIGGELFRAGGAP
- a CDS encoding SEC-C metal-binding domain-containing protein, with the translated sequence MTLGPPDFNLGGIIERLTLKLTEKFKTHYVLRSLTRSQLLLSLMIVGYIYRRNEYIGAYGLISNFERPDLQVPPTSEAADEFHLMQGAIDSVTPIVTHTVGTSSALHVDDFFALRQFAKQGADGKAIALRIVDIIRKAASHSNSGNVIGSQISSVILPANRNSSPTSNYHSAIVRNAFEIPAIVWVLPDYVGSVTKIKVDPTDPSAPPLAVPKVGRNKRCPCNSGKKYKHCHGNAGERLIRRAHPPEGIKPTFPKSELKSYLHLRLRRR
- a CDS encoding permease prefix domain 2-containing transporter encodes the protein MKRISCRVHPIDDGSYVIYLGDDAEGEVFRVPEGMSQQEEREFIHGLMLSRVKAAEAEKHRRLFRGVQALDYWATMRKLSAKESERATPPRLAEAAFALLAPKATVDAQLGDLSELHAKNVERHGAKRARWLYWLEVARAVAPAVYRLAKRAGLFGLFIDYIRTKFGL
- a CDS encoding DUF2806 domain-containing protein — its product is MKTDRAFADRAVDAYLRSIGLQQENKDSVARHALEDLRRDPRADANDKALSPDFLHRLERHAQDAATEEAREKWGRVVAAEVRKPGSITARAMRLIDELDPAAAMLFEELCVNRLADTVPTCLTGELKFPVRKALVEAGLLVDPGTFGHANEGKIIDDGSNRIRLFRFETNAISIPAVERG
- a CDS encoding glutathione S-transferase family protein, giving the protein MPDTKLTIWGRANSVNVQKVLWCLTELGLAYERVDAGMQYGKTREADYLAMNPNARIPTLVEGDFVLWESNSIMRYLCLAHGSGTPIYPEAPKLRASVDRWLDWTLSAVQPVDRPVFWGIVRTAPAERDMLQVQRDADAAAEVWAIADRLLSSRRFIDGDAFTLADIAIGSYARRWLGVEGISRPAQPHLTRWLAELGKRPGFAEFVAPPMS